From Shewanella acanthi:
GGGGGAGTTCTTCAGACAATACTTTTTCGCACAAGACAGGGAGGAGCTCCCTTTTAACCGCGCCGAACGCAGTTGGGTATACCGCGCAGCCAAAAATGTCGATCGAACTATCGCCTTTGGTTCAACAAGACCCCTAGATTGTCCGGGGGCAATTATGTTTATGAATACCGCCTTCCCTACACAGGACTCTGACATCACCCCAATACTGCCACTCAGTATTGGTAACGACTGCCGACACCCCTATACCACCCACGCTATTTGCCATATTTCCGCCATGAGTTTTGGTGCGTTATCTCGCCCCGCCATCACCGCCCTTTCCCAAGGTGCCGCTCAAGCGGGTTGCTGGCTAAATACCGGTGAGGGTGGATTAAGTTCACATCACTTAAAAGGCGGTTGTGACCTCGTGTTTCAAATCGGCACTGCAAAATACGGAGTACGCAATGCAGAAGGACATTTAGATGATGAAAAACTCAGAGCGATTGCCGCCCATTCCGAAGTCAAAATGTTTGAGATCTAAATGAGCCAAGGTGCAAAACCCGGTAAAGGAGGGATATTACCCGCAATCAAGGTGACCGAAGAAATCGCCCATATCCGCGGTATCCCGCAGGGACAGGATTCCATTAGCCCGAATGGTCATATTGAGTTTAAAAATGTCGGCGATATTTTGGATATGATTGCAAGGGTGCGTGGAGTAACAGGTAAACCGACAGGGATAAAGGCGGTACTTGGTGATGTGCAATGGCTTGAGGATTTTTGTGATGAAATCGAACGGCGTGGCGAGTCCTCCGCCCCAGACTTTTTCACCTTAGACAGTGCCGACGGCGGGACAGGCGCCGCGCCGCAACCTTTAATGGACTATGTCGGTCTACCACTCAAAGAAAGCCTGCCTATTCTGGTTAATGTGCTTATCCAGCGTGGACTGCGTAAACGTATCAAAATCATTGCATCGGGCAAACTTATCGTGCCTTCTCGGGTTGCTTGGGCCTTGGCGCTAGGCGCCGATTTTATTACCTCTGCGCGGGGGAATATGTTCGCCCTGGGTTGCATTTAAGCCCTGCAGTGCAACAAAGATACTTGCCCTACGGGAATTACCACTCACAATCGCAGGCTACAAGAAGGTTTAGATCCCAAGGATAAATCCGTTCGGGTGGCTAATTACCATCACAATCTACACCACGACTTAGGCCTAATTGCCCATTCCTGTGGCGTTCAAGAACCCAGACAGTTAAAACCTCACCATGTGCGAATTGTGCTCGAAAGTGGCTTATCTATATCGCTCGATAAATATTATTCACATATGAATAACCAATTGTATTTATGATAATAATATCTGAAGTTTTGGAAATTTTGAGAAATTTGAATAGACATCACGAAAAAGGTAAGATTCGTGAAGTAAATGGTTTCCACTAAACCACCTACTTTAAGGAAAGATTTTGAAAGACAGTATTGTAAATCCATTGTCAGCCAGCAAGACCATGAGCACGAGCTGCAAAAATTGCAATCGCTTAACGGAAATTGAAGGTGAATTGGTGTGTTTTCGTGAAGGACGAATTATTCGTCTCACGCTTATGGATGAATCGACAACTAAGCTGAATTTGCTGTGCGAAGGATGGAAATCAACAAAGAACAAGGGAATATAACAATGTATATTCCCTCAACCTATAACAGCCCCACTTTTTACTGAAGCCATTAACGAATATTCCACGCAGCCGTTTTAGCCGAACTTACGCCACGTACAATCCCAGCTAAATCTATATATTGATTCAATTTAGCCAAGGTTAAACGGCGGGTTGTTACCTTAAGCCCCGCATTTAATTCCGAATGAATGCGTTGCAGAGAGTCCATATCGACGCCACGTTTTTTCAGTGTCGCCATTACAGCAAACCAATCTGTGCTCACAGTCTCTAATCTGCCTTCGATATTGACTCTTAATGCCATATTTTCCATGCCAAGCACCTATTTTCTTATGTTTGGCAGCGAGTATAGTAAGGCCAAGCTGAATAAAAACTGAATTGTTCCTTGCTGTTAATTCTCTGAAGTGGCCTGTTGTTGCTCATTTTGTATGCGCCATAATTTGGCATACAGGCCATCGAACGCTAAAAGTGACTTATGGGTGCCCTGCTCCACAATTTGCCCTTGGCTCAGTACGACAATCTGATCAGCATCGACAATAGTAGAAAGTCGATGAGCCACGACTAAACTCGTGTGTCCCTTAGCAACCTCACGCAATGCCGCCAAAATGGCCTGCTCAGAACGACTATCGAGTGACGATGTTGCTTCATCAAACACGAGGACAGGCGAGCCCTTCAATATAGCTCTAGCAATCGCAACCCGTTGTTTTTCACCGCCCGAAAGTTTTAAGCCGCGCTCGCCCACTTTGGTGTCCCACCCCTGTGAGAGCGAGGCGATAAACTGTTCTAGATGGGCAAGTTTAATAGCATGACGCACTTCGTCATCGCTGGCACTCGGTCGCCCATAACGAATATTCTCCACAAGGGAATCGTTAAATAACACTGTATCTTGGGGGACGATGGCGATGGCCCTGCGCAGCGCCTCTTGGGTTAAGTGTCGTATATCGTGTCCGTCGATATAAATTCGGCCCTGATCGACATCGTAGAAACGAAACAATAACTTGATGAGTGTCGATTTGCCGGCGCCACTGTCGCCGACAACCGCGACTTTTTGACCCGCAGACACCTTAAAACTCACATCCTTTAAAATGGTTCTGTCATCGTAGCTAAAATTCACATTCTCAAACGATAATTCACCCTTTGTCGGCTGAAAATCTATCGCATCGGCGCTATCGACTATGGTCGGCTGTTTGTCGAGCAGGCTAAACATGCGTTCGATATTGGCAAGGGCTCCACGTATTTCACGGTAGACAAAGCCTAAAAAGTTTAGCGGCATAAACAGCTGCATCATAAAAGCATTGATAAGTACGAAGTCACCAATGGTCATATCACCCTCGGTAACGCGATAAGCGGCCAGTGCCATCATCGCCGTCATCGCAAAGGCAATAATAAACGCCTGACCACCGTTCAGGGCAAATAGCGATAAGCGATTCTTCCGCTTCGCTACCTCCCACTCATCGAGCGCCTGATCATAACGATCGGATTCATAACGCTCATTATTGAAATATTTAACCGTTTCGTAATTCAGCAGACTGTCAATGGCGCGGGTATTAGAGAGTGAATCAGCCTTAGCCGCATCACGCACATATTCAGTGCGCCACTCTGTCGCGATAACTGAAAACCAAACATAGGCAACAACGGAGAAAAAAGTAATGGCTGCAAAGGCGATTCCATAATTGAAAAAGAAAATACCAATCACCATGGCAATTTCGAGCAGGGTCGGCACTATATTGAACACCATAAAGCGCATCAAAAAGCTCACGCCGCTGGTACCGCGCTCAATGTCCCTCGACAGCCCTCCGGTACGACGCTCTAAATGAAAATCGAGATCCAGTCGATGCAAATGGTCAAAAACCGCCAAGCCTAAGCGTCTAATCGCCCGCTCGGTCACTCGCCCAAACAAGGTGTCGCGGATTTCACCTGTGATGACTGTTAATAATCGCACCATCCCATAGGCTAATACTAATCCCACGGGCACACTCAGTAGCTGTGCGGTTTTGTTAGCATCTAAGGTATCGACAAGGTCTTTTAGGATAAAGGGCAAACCTACACTGGCCAGTTTCGCCACGATAAGGCAGGACATGGCGAGGGTAATTCGGCCTTTGTATTCGAGTAAATAGGGCCAAAGTAACTTAAGCACATGCCAATTAAGTTTTTCTATCGGACCTTCGAAATAGAGTGATGGGCGCATAGGAGAGTACCTTAAGAATTGTCCGCCAAGTGTAACAGCAGTACTGTGCTGAAAGGTAAGTTCAATTAACAAAATTAAAATGAAATCAGAGTGATTTTCTACACTTGGACGCAATAACTCATAACCCCCTAGGATGTCTAAAAATTGTCATACCAAGGACTTACCGCTAGTCAATAGCTGCAATCAATTAAACTCAGCGTAAAACCGCAGCCAACATGGCTTTTTATTAGTACAGTAAACGCTAAAAAAGTCTGTGCTATCAAGGCTTGAACTGTTGATTATTTTTTCAGTTTTACCCAAAATGGCCCAATGGACTGATGATTATGCAACAGGATGTGCTGACTACTGGCCGCGTTTCCGATGAGAGCCAAAGAAACAACATCGGTGTTGCGATAACAATAAAAATAACCAAATCAATCAAGACCAAAGGAAGCTTTATGTTGGATTCATCTAAAGTTCAATACCCACCGTTACCACTGATCCAGACTTGGGTGTGGATGATGATAGAATCAGGTAATCCAGAAATTCAGGAAAAGGGCCGCAGTAATTTAATTGGCGCCTTTGGTAGTCTCGCTAAGGCAAACGAATACTTAGCTGAAATGAGCAAAAAATAACAAAATTAAAGGCGCTTAAGCGCCTTTAATGTTAATGCGTAGGACTCCAGTCCATTAAGCGATGTGCTCACGACGAGCAGCAACACTGTCACTCAACATCGCCAATAGGCGCTCGGTATCCTCCCAACCAATACAGGCATCGGTAATACTCTGGCCATAACACAAAGGTTGGCCCTCGATCAGATCCTGACGCCCTTCAACAAGGTGGCTTTCCACCATAACACCGAAGATAGCCTGGTTGCCTCCAGCCACCTGTCCTGCCACATCCTCAGCCACCAACATTTGGCGCTGATATTGTTTAGAACTGTTGGCATGGCTAAAGTCGATCATAATATTGTCAGCCAATTTGGCCTGTTGCAGCTGCGCGCTGATCTCGGCAACATGGGACGCACTGTAATTTGGCTCTCGACCACCACGCAAAATGATGTGGCAATCTGGGTTGCCCTTAGTCGACACAATGGCCGAATGGCCAAATTTAGTCACCGACAGGAAATGATGCGGCGCATTGGCTGCACCAATGGCGTCGATAGCCACTTTGATAGTGCCGTCGGTACCGTTTTTAAAGCCAACAGGGCATGACAGACCCGAAGCCAGCTCACGGTGAACCTGTGACTCCGTTGTACGCGCACCAATCGCGCCCCAACACATCATATCGGCAACATACTGTGGAGTGATCATATCGAGGAATTCACCCGCAGTTGGCATACCAGAGTCGTTTAAATCGACCAATAACTTACGTGCGGTGCGCAGGCCATCATTGAGTTTAAAGCTGTTGTCCAGATAAGGATCGTTGATTAGCCCCTTCCAGCCCACTGTGGTACGGGGTTTTTCGAAGTAAACCCGCATCACAATCTCTAACTGGCTCTTATACTTTTCACGTAGGGCAACTAAACGCTGACCATATTCCAAGGCAGCCTTAGGATCATGGATAGAGCAAGGACCAATAACCACTAGCAGGCGATCATCATCCTTGGTAAGAATATTGTGGATGCTCTGACGGGCATTAAACACAGTAGCAGAGGCTTTTTCGGAGGCAGGAAATCGTTCGAGGATCGCAATCGGTGGAAGTAATTCCTTAATCTCATTAATGCGAACGTCATCATTCTGATAAAACATAATTTACTGCTCCAACTTAGTTTTTTTGGCTGTGTCTACTATTGCAAAAGGAATTCTCAACTGCACTACTGAGTTCAATTTATCTAGTATGCGAATTTTATGCAACCAAGTTGTCAAAATTTCAAAAATTCATATATAACACATTGTTTTAAAATATTTTTAAAAATATAAATCATAAATACTTTAATTAAGTGCATTCGACTGGTGCAAACGGGAGATTGCCTAGAAATGAGAATAATCCGAAAGAGTATGCTCCCTCAGCTTGCTTGGCCTTAATTAAACCGTTCAAGGAAGCATGGATATATACACTTGAATGCCTTAATGCTGCTGCATTGCCTTTAATTTTGCCTGATACCTAAATTTGTCGGTTGCCTCGCGACTCAATGCAAATGCCCTTTCCATATTTTGTTTGGCTCGCTTTTCATCCCCTAATACCCAATAGGTACGCGATAACCCAAAGAAGAATTCATGACGATAATCTGCCCTTTCAACCGCCCGCTTATACCAAGTCAAGGCCGCATCATATTGATGTTCATCGAAGGCATGTTCAGCCATATCATAGTAATAAAAAGGATTTTGAATACGGGCTAATTCGAGCACTTTGTTGACCTCAGCCCATTCTTCCAGCCGCCCCTGCTCCCCTAAAATCAACGCTAGGTTATACAGGGTCGTCATATCTTTAGGGTCAAACTGAAGGGCATAGCGATAGGCTCGCTCAGCAAGATGATTATTCCCCCGATGACGATAAATCACCGCTAACGTATTTAATGCTGGGACAAAATTGCCTGCCTTAAGCCCTGCCTTTACTAATGCGTAAGCTCTATCAACATCCCCATCAACTAGGGATTCGGCCGCCATATTGTTGTAGAACATGGCGGTTAGGGTTTGGCGACTAATCAGTGTTTTTTGATATCCCCTCAAAGTACGCTCTGGCATAAAATCGACTAATATCGCATGGCTCGAAACATAGACAGTGTTACCTATTTCAGTGGGCAAAAAACGTAAATTGACATGGCCATTGACGAGGTAAAAGTTACCCTGCTTATCCCAAACAGGTTCGATAGCAATATCCTGAAACTCGGTGCCGATGTTAAAGATATCGGCGAGCGCCGATGCCATGATGACTAGGGACATACAATTGCCCGCACGCTGGTCATAGGTCAAACTCGCCACTTGAGTAAGGTTGTCCTGATAGCGAAAATGACTCTTACCCCCCTCTTGATTAGCATTGATGTACATAGCAAGCCATTGGTGCACAGGCAATGGGCTTTTACTGCTGAAATTATGCCGTTCAAAAGCCCTTCTAGCCTCAGTCACAGCTTCAGCTGGTAGGGCAAAAATAGCGTCAACACTTGGAATATCGTTAACTGGTTTAAAGAGGCTATCGGCAAATAGAGCCTCAATGTCTTCTTGCTTAGGTCTTTGCGATGACGAGCTACAAGACCATAACAGACTCAACAACACACCAAATAGAATCCCACTAAGAATCGCGCGTAATCTTGCCATCATTCATCCCCATTGAGTGACGTCTATTTGAGCTTATGTCAACTTGGCAAAAACACGCCACTAAATGGTTACAAATAGTGAATGACTAGATTGCAGGGGTAACTGTTTTAGCGTTGTCTGGGTGGGTTAACTTTAATAAACACATCTTGCTGCTGATAACGATAAGGCCGATAAGTCTCCTGACCACAGCTAAAATAGGGGTAGGGATGTTGCAGTGCGATGCAGCCAATGGGCAGTGACTGTAAAATGTGAATTTGCTCTTGAGTTCTCAGAGACTCTTGCCACGCATGATCCTTAAGCAGTTGATCGCGAACGGCAAACACATCAACGGGCTCCTCACTAGAGCGAGTCACTATTACCTCTCCTGCATAGGTAGAGGTCGCACCGACCATCATGAGCATAAAACACCAGTTCAACAGGCTAAATCCTCTGAATCCCTGTCCCATAGCTAACCT
This genomic window contains:
- a CDS encoding tetratricopeptide repeat protein; this encodes MMARLRAILSGILFGVLLSLLWSCSSSSQRPKQEDIEALFADSLFKPVNDIPSVDAIFALPAEAVTEARRAFERHNFSSKSPLPVHQWLAMYINANQEGGKSHFRYQDNLTQVASLTYDQRAGNCMSLVIMASALADIFNIGTEFQDIAIEPVWDKQGNFYLVNGHVNLRFLPTEIGNTVYVSSHAILVDFMPERTLRGYQKTLISRQTLTAMFYNNMAAESLVDGDVDRAYALVKAGLKAGNFVPALNTLAVIYRHRGNNHLAERAYRYALQFDPKDMTTLYNLALILGEQGRLEEWAEVNKVLELARIQNPFYYYDMAEHAFDEHQYDAALTWYKRAVERADYRHEFFFGLSRTYWVLGDEKRAKQNMERAFALSREATDKFRYQAKLKAMQQH
- the aroG gene encoding 3-deoxy-7-phosphoheptulonate synthase AroG, which translates into the protein MFYQNDDVRINEIKELLPPIAILERFPASEKASATVFNARQSIHNILTKDDDRLLVVIGPCSIHDPKAALEYGQRLVALREKYKSQLEIVMRVYFEKPRTTVGWKGLINDPYLDNSFKLNDGLRTARKLLVDLNDSGMPTAGEFLDMITPQYVADMMCWGAIGARTTESQVHRELASGLSCPVGFKNGTDGTIKVAIDAIGAANAPHHFLSVTKFGHSAIVSTKGNPDCHIILRGGREPNYSASHVAEISAQLQQAKLADNIMIDFSHANSSKQYQRQMLVAEDVAGQVAGGNQAIFGVMVESHLVEGRQDLIEGQPLCYGQSITDACIGWEDTERLLAMLSDSVAARREHIA
- a CDS encoding ABCB family ABC transporter ATP-binding protein/permease, whose translation is MRPSLYFEGPIEKLNWHVLKLLWPYLLEYKGRITLAMSCLIVAKLASVGLPFILKDLVDTLDANKTAQLLSVPVGLVLAYGMVRLLTVITGEIRDTLFGRVTERAIRRLGLAVFDHLHRLDLDFHLERRTGGLSRDIERGTSGVSFLMRFMVFNIVPTLLEIAMVIGIFFFNYGIAFAAITFFSVVAYVWFSVIATEWRTEYVRDAAKADSLSNTRAIDSLLNYETVKYFNNERYESDRYDQALDEWEVAKRKNRLSLFALNGGQAFIIAFAMTAMMALAAYRVTEGDMTIGDFVLINAFMMQLFMPLNFLGFVYREIRGALANIERMFSLLDKQPTIVDSADAIDFQPTKGELSFENVNFSYDDRTILKDVSFKVSAGQKVAVVGDSGAGKSTLIKLLFRFYDVDQGRIYIDGHDIRHLTQEALRRAIAIVPQDTVLFNDSLVENIRYGRPSASDDEVRHAIKLAHLEQFIASLSQGWDTKVGERGLKLSGGEKQRVAIARAILKGSPVLVFDEATSSLDSRSEQAILAALREVAKGHTSLVVAHRLSTIVDADQIVVLSQGQIVEQGTHKSLLAFDGLYAKLWRIQNEQQQATSEN